One part of the Spiribacter salinus M19-40 genome encodes these proteins:
- a CDS encoding electron transfer flavoprotein subunit beta/FixA family protein codes for MKVLVGVKRVVDAYVKIRVRSDGSGVDTANTKMAMNPFDEVAVEAAVRLKEAAVADEVLVVSIGPESAQEQLRTAIAMGADRAMLATAEASIEPLAVAQTLAAICEREKPDLVLLGKQAIDDDCNQTGQMLAALRGCAQATAASALNITADAIEVTREIDGGLEELALTRPAVVTVDLRLHDPRYPKLPAIMKAKKQPIESIELSELGVDARQRLTVLEVTEPPARAPGTRVASVSELLEKLKAPLGGAA; via the coding sequence ATGAAAGTGCTCGTCGGCGTGAAACGGGTGGTTGATGCGTACGTAAAAATCCGTGTGCGCAGCGATGGATCCGGCGTAGATACCGCCAACACCAAAATGGCCATGAATCCTTTTGATGAAGTGGCTGTCGAGGCCGCCGTCCGGCTGAAAGAAGCGGCTGTCGCGGATGAGGTTCTGGTGGTCAGTATTGGACCTGAAAGCGCCCAGGAGCAGTTGCGCACGGCAATTGCCATGGGCGCCGACCGGGCGATGTTGGCCACCGCTGAAGCGAGTATCGAGCCGCTGGCCGTTGCGCAGACGCTCGCGGCCATCTGTGAGCGCGAAAAACCCGATCTGGTGCTGCTCGGTAAGCAGGCCATTGACGATGACTGCAATCAGACCGGGCAGATGCTCGCTGCGCTGCGAGGCTGCGCCCAGGCAACAGCAGCCTCGGCGCTGAACATCACGGCAGACGCCATTGAGGTGACACGCGAGATAGACGGTGGGCTTGAGGAGCTGGCCCTGACTCGCCCGGCGGTGGTGACCGTCGATTTGCGACTCCATGACCCCCGCTATCCGAAGCTGCCCGCCATCATGAAGGCCAAGAAGCAGCCCATCGAGTCCATCGAGCTCTCGGAATTGGGCGTCGATGCCCGCCAACGCCTGACGGTCCTGGAAGTGACCGAGCCACCTGCTCGCGCTCCCGGGACAAGGGTGGCGAGCGTCAGCGAACTCCTTGAGAAGCTCAAGGCCCCCCTTGGAGGTGCAGCATGA
- the rne gene encoding ribonuclease E: MLVNATQPEELRVALVDGQILYDLDIETPARERKKSNIYKGRITRVEPSLEAAFVQYGAERHGFLPFKEISREYFSGSDDTDPAKVSIADVIKEGQEVVVQVEKEERGNKGAALTTFISLAGRYLVLMPNNPRAGGVSRRIEGDDRSEIRDALKEIEVPEGMGLIVRTAGVGRNAEELQWDLDYLLNLWSAVKKAGETQAAPFLIYQESNVIIRALRDYLRADIGEILIDDREVYERAREFVQQVMPHNLQKLKFYDDRVPLFSRYQIESQIESAFQREVRLPSGGLIVIDHTEALISIDINSARATKGADIEETALKTNVEAAEEIARQLRLRDLGGLIVIDFIDMGPNRNQRDVENRLRDAVKQDRARVQVGRISRFGLLEMSRQRLRSSLGESSLEVCSRCSGQGTVRSVESLALSVLRIIEEEAMKDKTGKVLAQLPVDVATFLLNEKRTILGALEARNGIEVILIPNRRLETPHYELQRLRTDEEEPADTSYRMAGEDVAPSKAEELLTAERPKAEEPLVKGVSPATPAPSRKAAEPTTNISEPVKTAAQSSPSATTESAQAPGLLGWLKRIVVGSGEHADAETEPEAGSASATDKSKDASTERQSNSSGRSSGGGRRRRSSSSSAGTSSGSRSNSSRSGSTRRSRPNGSEETAQEVTPAQPETEAEAPETADGSGTGSSSSTGTGRSRRGRRGGRRRRRGGANGQAPDTTEASEATQSDADAKVEAAAETAAEPAPQAAEKPEAAEETPVSSEDKPKPRRRSRSSTTRKKSEAADQPATPEAAPSTNEAKSTEPEADAPEADASKAKAAPKARAKPKPKPKAKPKPKEASADDPRRWSGRPRIPSEDS; encoded by the coding sequence ATGCTAGTCAACGCCACCCAGCCCGAAGAGCTGCGTGTGGCCCTGGTCGATGGCCAGATTCTCTACGACCTCGACATCGAGACCCCCGCTAGAGAGCGTAAAAAAAGCAACATCTACAAAGGCCGCATCACGCGCGTCGAGCCGAGCCTCGAGGCCGCCTTTGTGCAATATGGTGCCGAGCGCCACGGCTTTCTGCCGTTCAAAGAAATCAGCCGCGAGTATTTCTCTGGCAGTGACGACACTGACCCCGCCAAGGTCTCGATCGCTGATGTGATCAAAGAAGGCCAGGAAGTCGTCGTTCAGGTGGAAAAGGAAGAGCGCGGCAATAAGGGTGCGGCACTGACCACCTTTATCAGTCTGGCCGGGCGCTATCTGGTATTGATGCCCAATAACCCCCGTGCTGGTGGCGTCTCCCGGCGCATCGAAGGCGATGATCGCAGCGAGATTCGCGACGCCCTGAAAGAGATCGAAGTGCCTGAAGGAATGGGCTTGATCGTGCGCACTGCCGGCGTTGGTCGCAATGCCGAAGAGCTACAGTGGGACCTCGACTACCTGCTCAATCTCTGGAGCGCGGTCAAAAAAGCCGGAGAAACACAGGCTGCACCGTTCCTGATCTATCAGGAAAGCAACGTCATCATCCGGGCGCTGCGCGATTACCTGCGCGCCGATATCGGCGAGATCCTGATTGATGACCGTGAGGTTTACGAGCGTGCCCGGGAATTCGTTCAGCAGGTCATGCCGCATAACCTGCAAAAGCTCAAGTTCTACGACGACCGGGTTCCGCTGTTTAGCCGCTACCAGATCGAAAGCCAGATTGAGTCGGCCTTTCAGCGAGAAGTTCGCCTGCCAAGCGGTGGACTGATCGTCATCGATCACACCGAGGCGCTCATCTCCATCGATATCAACTCGGCTCGCGCCACCAAGGGCGCGGACATCGAAGAAACCGCACTGAAAACCAACGTCGAAGCCGCTGAGGAGATCGCCCGACAGCTACGGCTGCGCGATTTGGGTGGGCTGATCGTGATTGACTTCATCGATATGGGCCCAAATCGCAATCAGCGCGATGTGGAGAATCGCCTGCGCGACGCCGTCAAGCAGGATCGGGCCCGGGTACAGGTGGGGCGAATCTCACGCTTTGGCCTGCTGGAAATGTCCCGTCAGCGCTTGCGCTCCTCTCTGGGTGAGTCTTCTTTGGAGGTCTGCAGCCGATGCAGCGGCCAGGGCACGGTGCGTAGCGTCGAGTCGCTCGCCCTGTCCGTCCTGCGGATCATCGAAGAAGAGGCGATGAAGGACAAAACCGGCAAAGTGCTCGCCCAGCTGCCCGTGGACGTTGCGACCTTCCTGCTCAACGAAAAGCGCACCATTCTCGGTGCGCTGGAAGCACGGAATGGCATCGAAGTCATTCTGATCCCGAATCGTCGTCTCGAAACGCCACATTACGAGCTACAGAGACTGCGCACGGACGAGGAAGAGCCGGCGGACACCAGTTACCGCATGGCCGGTGAGGATGTTGCCCCGAGCAAGGCTGAGGAGCTGCTCACTGCAGAGCGCCCGAAAGCCGAGGAGCCGCTGGTGAAAGGGGTAAGCCCCGCAACGCCTGCGCCCAGCCGAAAGGCGGCCGAGCCCACAACAAACATCTCGGAGCCAGTAAAAACGGCTGCGCAGTCCAGTCCGAGTGCGACGACGGAATCGGCGCAAGCCCCTGGCCTCCTGGGTTGGCTCAAGCGCATTGTTGTTGGTAGCGGCGAGCATGCGGATGCCGAAACAGAGCCTGAGGCCGGTAGCGCATCAGCAACGGACAAGAGCAAGGACGCGAGCACTGAACGTCAGAGCAACAGCAGTGGGCGTAGCAGTGGAGGAGGCCGTCGTCGTCGTAGCAGCAGTAGCAGTGCGGGAACGAGCAGTGGGTCTCGCAGCAACAGCAGCCGCAGCGGCAGCACGCGACGCAGTCGCCCTAACGGGAGTGAGGAGACCGCGCAGGAGGTGACGCCAGCGCAGCCAGAGACCGAAGCCGAGGCGCCGGAGACCGCGGATGGCAGTGGCACAGGCAGTAGCAGTTCAACCGGTACGGGGCGTAGCCGCCGTGGGCGCCGGGGTGGCCGTCGTCGGCGTCGCGGTGGCGCCAACGGGCAGGCACCAGATACGACTGAGGCCTCTGAGGCCACGCAATCCGACGCGGATGCCAAAGTAGAGGCTGCCGCAGAGACCGCCGCAGAACCGGCTCCCCAGGCCGCGGAGAAACCGGAGGCCGCCGAAGAGACACCGGTCAGCAGCGAGGATAAACCGAAACCGCGCCGTCGCAGTCGTTCGAGCACGACGCGCAAGAAGAGCGAAGCGGCTGATCAACCCGCCACACCAGAGGCAGCGCCGTCAACTAACGAGGCCAAAAGCACCGAGCCGGAGGCCGATGCGCCAGAGGCGGATGCGTCAAAAGCAAAGGCCGCGCCAAAAGCAAGAGCAAAGCCTAAGCCGAAGCCGAAGGCGAAACCGAAACCGAAAGAGGCATCGGCGGATGACCCCCGGCGTTGGTCGGGTCGGCCCCGTATCCCCTCTGAGGATAGCTAA
- a CDS encoding low molecular weight protein-tyrosine-phosphatase: MPAVLFVCMGNICRSPTAEGVFRERVRASGLGEAIHTDSAGTHDYHIGKRPDPRSHTEAQTRGVDISDLRARQVDSHDFEFFDYLLAMDEANYDWLIAEAPSALRARIHPFLRFAPDVPERWVPDPYFGGDAGFRHVFDLVEAASDGLLAELCQRYSLV, from the coding sequence ATGCCAGCCGTCTTGTTTGTCTGTATGGGCAATATTTGTCGCTCGCCGACCGCAGAGGGCGTCTTTCGTGAGCGGGTTAGAGCATCAGGGCTTGGTGAAGCGATTCATACCGATTCTGCGGGCACCCACGATTACCATATCGGCAAGCGCCCAGATCCGCGTTCGCACACCGAAGCCCAAACGCGTGGCGTTGATATCAGTGATCTGCGCGCCAGGCAGGTGGACAGCCACGACTTTGAATTCTTCGACTATCTGCTTGCGATGGATGAGGCGAATTACGATTGGCTGATCGCAGAGGCACCCTCGGCGCTGCGTGCGCGAATCCATCCGTTCCTGCGCTTCGCCCCGGATGTACCCGAGCGCTGGGTTCCAGACCCGTACTTTGGCGGAGACGCCGGATTCCGCCACGTCTTTGACTTGGTCGAGGCGGCATCCGATGGTCTCCTGGCTGAACTCTGCCAGCGCTATTCGCTCGTTTAG
- the kdsB gene encoding 3-deoxy-manno-octulosonate cytidylyltransferase: MTSFTVIIPARYGATRLPGKPLLPLAGRPVIAHVWQRAIDSGADRVIVATDDSRIADAVKPLGGEVCLTRSDHPSGTDRLAEVVAREGMDADTIVVNLQGDEPLMPSALLAQVANALATEPRAAMATLCAPITDTDDLHDPHTVKVLSDHLGRALYFSRAPIPWDREGNTGLQLAAARRHLGIYAYRSGFLARHAGIPASPLEQLEQLEQLRALEAGEWIQVVDAITTPGPGIDTAADLLAAERQLNHSSSEG; encoded by the coding sequence ATGACTTCATTCACCGTCATTATTCCCGCGCGCTACGGCGCAACACGGCTACCGGGCAAACCGCTGCTGCCGCTGGCCGGCCGGCCGGTTATCGCGCACGTCTGGCAGCGGGCGATCGACAGCGGGGCAGACCGGGTAATTGTGGCAACGGATGACTCGCGGATTGCCGATGCGGTGAAGCCGCTTGGGGGGGAAGTCTGTTTGACCCGGAGTGATCACCCGAGCGGGACCGATCGCCTGGCGGAAGTGGTTGCGCGTGAGGGCATGGATGCGGACACGATCGTCGTCAATCTCCAGGGGGACGAGCCGCTGATGCCCTCTGCGCTGCTCGCTCAAGTGGCTAACGCTCTCGCAACGGAGCCACGCGCCGCGATGGCAACGCTCTGTGCGCCGATCACCGATACGGATGATTTGCATGACCCGCACACTGTCAAGGTCTTGAGTGATCACCTGGGCCGGGCCCTGTATTTCAGCCGGGCGCCGATTCCCTGGGATCGTGAAGGTAATACCGGCTTGCAGTTAGCAGCGGCGCGTCGGCACCTCGGCATTTACGCCTATCGCAGCGGGTTTTTGGCACGCCATGCCGGTATACCCGCAAGTCCGCTGGAGCAACTTGAACAACTGGAACAACTGCGCGCCCTCGAGGCAGGGGAGTGGATCCAGGTGGTGGATGCCATCACCACGCCAGGTCCAGGTATTGATACGGCCGCCGACCTCCTGGCCGCGGAAAGACAACTCAACCATTCGTCGTCAGAAGGTTAG
- the lpxK gene encoding tetraacyldisaccharide 4'-kinase, with the protein MIGKRTPAFWEAGGLISTALQPLAYGFRGLAALRRLGYGYGLLPVRWLSVPVVVVGNVTVGGAGKTPLVIWLVERARALGYQPGVILRGYGGQLAGPMAVSGTTHPAAVGDEAVLIAQRTGAPVTIARDRPAAGQALLEREAVDLIISDDGLQHYALGRHAEVLVIDAARGLGNRRCLPAGPLREPPMRLMRVDAVIGNGGEVDHGEGHFVLTPLALAPVGIAKPQRSPPGAGAQVHGIAGIGDPVRFFASLEALGYEVEQHAFGDHHRYRSSDITFDDEKPVIMTEKDAVKCRELASEDVWYLPVQAALSPDGVRALDRVIEQAAARHAHGKKSQ; encoded by the coding sequence ATGATCGGTAAACGAACGCCGGCCTTCTGGGAAGCGGGCGGGCTCATCAGCACGGCGCTTCAACCGCTTGCCTACGGATTTCGCGGCCTCGCTGCTTTACGTCGACTCGGCTATGGCTATGGCTTGTTGCCGGTGCGATGGCTCTCGGTGCCCGTTGTGGTGGTGGGTAATGTAACCGTGGGTGGCGCAGGCAAGACCCCACTGGTGATCTGGCTCGTCGAGCGGGCCCGGGCCCTGGGTTATCAACCAGGCGTTATTTTACGCGGCTATGGTGGACAACTCGCGGGGCCGATGGCGGTCTCGGGAACAACTCACCCCGCAGCGGTTGGCGATGAGGCGGTGCTCATCGCGCAACGCACCGGCGCGCCAGTGACGATCGCCCGGGATCGTCCAGCTGCTGGCCAGGCCCTGCTCGAACGCGAAGCGGTGGATCTGATCATTAGTGATGATGGACTGCAGCACTACGCGCTGGGTCGGCATGCTGAGGTTCTGGTGATTGATGCTGCGCGCGGGTTGGGCAATCGTCGGTGTTTGCCGGCCGGGCCGCTCAGGGAGCCGCCAATGCGTTTGATGCGTGTGGACGCGGTAATTGGCAACGGGGGAGAGGTTGATCATGGCGAGGGACATTTCGTGCTGACTCCCCTCGCGTTGGCGCCGGTCGGTATCGCAAAACCGCAGAGGTCGCCGCCAGGGGCAGGCGCGCAGGTGCACGGTATCGCCGGTATTGGTGACCCTGTGCGGTTTTTCGCCAGTCTGGAAGCGCTGGGCTACGAGGTTGAGCAACACGCGTTTGGCGATCATCACCGCTACCGTTCTTCTGACATCACGTTTGATGACGAGAAACCGGTTATCATGACGGAAAAGGATGCGGTGAAATGCCGTGAACTCGCGTCGGAGGATGTCTGGTATCTCCCCGTGCAGGCTGCCCTCAGCCCTGATGGTGTTCGTGCGCTTGACCGGGTGATTGAGCAGGCCGCAGCGCGCCATGCGCATGGGAAGAAGAGTCAATGA